The following proteins come from a genomic window of Micromonospora echinofusca:
- a CDS encoding thioesterase II family protein produces the protein MTAGADAAAGAAREVGLVRPRPLPGAALRLVCFPYAGGGASVFASWPAGTGPDIEVCAVQLPGREARFGQRPFQDVRTLVSAVEASLGGLLDEPFALFGHSMGALVAFEFARRLAARRRRAPAHLFVSARPAPHLPRPWPRAHLLPDDQLIDRVRQIGGTPAQVLADARLMRLVLPVLRADFAVNDGHVHRPGPLLDCPVTALGGRDDPEASPRALTAWQRHTTGPFRLRLFDGGHFYLREHRDELLRVVRESLVG, from the coding sequence GTGACGGCTGGCGCGGACGCCGCCGCGGGCGCGGCGCGGGAGGTGGGCCTGGTCCGTCCCCGGCCGCTCCCCGGGGCCGCGCTGCGGCTCGTCTGCTTCCCGTACGCCGGCGGGGGCGCCTCGGTCTTCGCCTCCTGGCCGGCGGGAACCGGGCCGGACATCGAGGTCTGCGCGGTCCAGCTACCCGGCCGGGAGGCACGCTTCGGGCAGCGGCCCTTCCAGGACGTACGGACCCTCGTCTCCGCCGTCGAGGCGAGCCTCGGCGGGCTGCTGGACGAGCCGTTCGCGCTCTTCGGGCACAGCATGGGCGCCCTCGTCGCGTTCGAGTTCGCGCGCCGGCTGGCCGCGCGGCGTCGCCGGGCGCCGGCCCACCTGTTCGTCTCCGCCCGGCCGGCACCGCACCTTCCCCGGCCGTGGCCGCGCGCGCACCTGCTCCCCGACGACCAGTTGATCGACCGGGTCCGGCAGATCGGCGGCACCCCGGCACAGGTGCTCGCCGACGCCCGGCTGATGCGGCTGGTCCTGCCGGTGCTGCGGGCCGACTTCGCCGTCAACGACGGGCACGTGCACCGCCCCGGCCCGCTGCTGGACTGCCCGGTCACCGCGCTGGGCGGCCGGGACGATCCCGAGGCGTCGCCGCGGGCGCTGACTGCCTGGCAGCGGCACACGACCGGTCCGTTCCGGCTGCGCCTCTTCGACGGCGGCCACTTCTACCTGCGTGAGCACCGCGACGAGCTGCTGCGGGTGGTGCGGGAGTCGCTGGTCGGCTGA